A portion of the Bacteroides faecium genome contains these proteins:
- a CDS encoding right-handed parallel beta-helix repeat-containing protein — MRKSFCSLISFLLFSLLACGATPAHWYVAPTGNDANNGSKRKPLKTIANALQRVNPGDTVFLREGSYGEFVVPTRSGKPGKMITLKSYPGETARIDGSDLYIKGWGNALVQINNIDYMQFENLHICHAHDSENNTDPEGIYISGTSGNITFRGCKVYDIKNDCPLVDAKGDWRSAHAILVLGNNDNTPIRNLLIEKCEIFEIHSGTSEAFTLAGNVVDFTIQDNEVHDVENIGIIIAGGDNLNPHGDISVNYARNGIVRRNKVYRCTHEKSQDYWSQSVSNGGAIGIYLCGNGNTIVEQNEVFECDRGIGLCSESYKLQTKDCIVRNNFVYNNFRTGIYMGAYLGFDGLSTKSCYVVNNTLFNNNLKGGQLDGTNNYLKVNDRDNSSEGEIRLSELCEENVIANNIIYALSDRDIFIRKYTTSGKNNFIGGNIYFSPNKKNHKWMWDGKEYTDFSAWQAACGDRTSVFNVDPLLKSTRTQQPDLHLKSASPAIGTGLVYQGYVNGMFDIDGDKRCEIHHINIGADQ; from the coding sequence ATGAGAAAAAGTTTTTGCTCGCTCATCAGCTTTCTTCTATTTAGCTTGTTGGCGTGCGGAGCTACCCCTGCCCATTGGTATGTAGCCCCGACCGGTAACGACGCGAATAATGGAAGTAAAAGAAAACCACTCAAGACGATAGCCAATGCACTGCAACGTGTCAACCCCGGCGATACCGTTTTCCTGCGTGAAGGCTCATACGGCGAATTTGTCGTCCCCACACGTTCGGGAAAGCCCGGCAAGATGATAACATTGAAAAGTTATCCCGGCGAGACAGCCAGGATAGACGGCTCCGACCTGTATATCAAAGGGTGGGGGAATGCTCTGGTACAGATAAACAACATCGACTATATGCAATTCGAAAACCTGCATATCTGCCATGCCCATGATTCGGAGAACAACACCGACCCGGAAGGTATCTATATAAGCGGCACTTCCGGCAATATCACTTTCAGGGGATGCAAAGTGTACGACATAAAGAATGATTGCCCGCTGGTCGATGCCAAAGGTGACTGGCGCAGCGCGCATGCCATCCTGGTGTTAGGCAATAACGACAACACCCCGATTCGTAATCTGCTGATAGAAAAATGCGAGATATTCGAGATTCATAGCGGCACAAGCGAAGCCTTTACACTGGCAGGCAACGTAGTCGATTTCACGATTCAGGATAATGAAGTGCATGATGTGGAAAACATCGGTATCATTATCGCGGGCGGAGATAATCTGAACCCTCATGGCGATATTTCGGTCAACTATGCGCGTAACGGAATAGTGCGCCGTAATAAAGTATATCGCTGTACACACGAAAAGTCACAGGACTATTGGAGCCAGTCCGTATCCAATGGCGGAGCGATTGGTATCTACCTGTGTGGCAACGGAAATACGATTGTAGAACAGAATGAAGTCTTTGAATGTGACCGGGGAATCGGGCTGTGCAGCGAAAGCTATAAACTGCAAACCAAGGACTGCATCGTACGCAACAATTTCGTGTACAACAACTTCCGCACCGGCATCTATATGGGAGCCTATCTCGGTTTCGACGGCCTAAGCACCAAAAGTTGCTATGTGGTGAACAACACCCTGTTCAACAACAACCTGAAAGGCGGACAACTGGACGGCACGAACAACTACCTGAAGGTAAACGACCGCGACAACAGCAGTGAAGGCGAAATTCGCCTGTCCGAGTTGTGCGAAGAGAATGTAATAGCCAACAATATCATTTATGCCCTGTCAGACAGGGACATCTTTATCCGCAAATACACCACCTCGGGAAAGAATAATTTTATCGGCGGCAATATCTATTTCTCACCGAACAAGAAGAACCATAAATGGATGTGGGACGGCAAAGAATACACCGACTTTTCCGCCTGGCAAGCCGCCTGCGGCGACCGGACATCGGTATTCAATGTAGACCCGCTGCTGAAAAGCACCCGTACGCAACAACCGGACTTACACTTGAAATCCGCTTCGCCGGCCATCGGCACAGGCCTTGTATATCAGGGGTATGTCAATGGGATGTTCGACATCGACGGTGACAAGCGTTGCGAGATTCATCATATTAATATAGGTGCCGATCAATAA